The following are encoded in a window of Pseudomonas sp. St316 genomic DNA:
- a CDS encoding MFS transporter yields the protein MQTISEPLPAQAPACELDFEDRTYRKVIWRILPVLLLCYMAAYLDRVSIGFAKLDMLNELQFSNTVYALGASMFFWGYFLFEVPSNLLLHRFGARFWIARIMLTWAVVSMAVAYTVPLAGLFHVESSTMFYVLRFLLGICEAGFFPGVILYLNYWFPTHRQSRVMSGFLLALPVSLTLGGILSGWLMNSMQGVHGLSGWQWMLLIEGIPSIIMAFVVIVCLADNIDKAKWLSVAEKALLKANLQTDNQGKATRLSEVFFNPRVWLLVLILLTFNTGFYGLAFWMPSIIKSTGITNSLHIGLLTAIPYSVAVVAMLLNARHSNRTGERRLHAAIPAFIGGVGLILSAFFADNLVLSVLFLSVSASGILSLMPIFWTLPGTVLSGVAAAAGIGMINAIGNLSGFTGSMITAVAETLTGNINNGTYVLALCLLVSGALILAIPASMLGRTPKHATTTAQLETA from the coding sequence ATGCAAACCATCTCCGAGCCGTTGCCCGCGCAGGCACCCGCCTGTGAATTGGATTTCGAAGACCGGACCTACCGCAAGGTGATCTGGCGGATCCTGCCCGTGTTGCTGTTGTGCTACATGGCGGCGTACCTCGATCGGGTGAGCATCGGGTTCGCCAAGCTCGATATGCTCAACGAGCTGCAATTCAGCAACACCGTGTATGCCTTGGGCGCCAGTATGTTTTTCTGGGGCTATTTCCTCTTCGAAGTCCCCAGCAACCTGTTGCTGCATCGCTTTGGCGCGCGGTTCTGGATTGCCCGGATCATGCTGACCTGGGCGGTGGTGTCCATGGCCGTGGCCTATACAGTGCCGCTGGCGGGTTTGTTCCACGTCGAATCGAGCACCATGTTCTACGTGCTGCGCTTTCTGTTGGGCATCTGTGAAGCCGGATTTTTTCCCGGCGTGATCCTGTACCTCAACTACTGGTTCCCGACCCATCGGCAGAGCCGGGTGATGTCCGGGTTCCTGCTGGCGTTGCCGGTCAGCCTGACGCTGGGCGGGATACTCTCCGGTTGGCTGATGAACAGCATGCAAGGGGTGCATGGCCTGTCTGGCTGGCAATGGATGCTGCTCATCGAAGGCATTCCTTCGATCATCATGGCGTTCGTGGTGATCGTCTGCCTGGCCGACAACATCGACAAAGCCAAGTGGCTGTCTGTCGCGGAAAAAGCCCTGCTCAAGGCCAATCTGCAAACCGACAACCAGGGCAAGGCCACGCGCTTGAGCGAAGTGTTCTTCAATCCTCGGGTGTGGTTGCTGGTGCTGATCCTGCTGACCTTCAACACCGGCTTCTATGGCCTGGCCTTCTGGATGCCGTCGATCATCAAAAGCACCGGCATCACCAATAGCTTGCACATCGGTTTGCTGACCGCCATTCCCTATTCGGTGGCAGTGGTGGCGATGCTGCTCAACGCCCGGCACTCCAACCGCACCGGTGAGCGGCGCCTGCACGCGGCGATTCCGGCCTTCATTGGCGGCGTCGGCCTGATCCTCAGTGCGTTCTTCGCCGACAACCTGGTGTTGTCCGTGCTCTTTCTCAGCGTCTCCGCTTCCGGGATCCTCAGCCTGATGCCGATCTTCTGGACCCTGCCGGGCACCGTGCTGTCGGGCGTCGCCGCCGCAGCCGGCATTGGCATGATCAACGCCATCGGCAACCTGTCGGGCTTCACCGGTTCGATGATCACCGCCGTGGCGGAAACCCTCACGGGCAACATCAACAACGGCACCTATGTGCTGGCCTTGTGTCTGTTGGTCAGCGGCGCACTGATCCTGGCCATTCCCGCCTCGATGCTCGGCAGGACACCCAAGCACGCCACCACGACAGCGCAACTGGAGACCGCATGA
- a CDS encoding IlvD/Edd family dehydratase, translating to MSDTPKRRLRSEQWFNDPAHADMTALYVERYMNYGMTREELQSGRPIIGIAQTGSDLTPCNRHHLELAQRVKAGIRDAGGIPMEFPVHPIAEQSRRPTAALDRNLAYLGLVEILHGYPLDGVVLTTGCDKTTPACLMAAATTDLPAIVLSGGPMLDGHHKGELIGSGTVLWHARNLMAAGEIDYEGFMEMTTAASPSVGHCNTMGTALSMNALAEALGMSLPGCASIPAPYRERGQMAYATGKRICDLVLQDVRPSQIMTRQAFENAIAVASALGASSNCPPHLIAIARHMGVELSLEDWQRIGEDVPLLVNCMPAGKYLGEGFHRAGGVPSVMHELQKAGRLHEDCATVSGKTIGEIVSNSLTSNTDVIHPFDTPLKHRAGFIVLSGNFFDSAIMKMSVVGEAFRKTYLSEPGAENSFEARAIVFEGPEDYHARIDDPALDIDERCILVIRGVGTVGYPGSAEVVNMAPPAALIKQGIDSLPCLGDGRQSGTSASPSILNMSPEAAVGGGLALLKTNDRLKVDLNTRTVNLLIDDAEMSRRRLEWTPNIPPSQTPWQELYRQLVGQLSTGGCLEPATLHLRVIARSGEPRHSH from the coding sequence ATGAGTGACACGCCAAAACGCCGCCTGCGCAGTGAGCAATGGTTCAACGACCCAGCCCACGCAGACATGACCGCCCTGTATGTCGAACGCTACATGAACTACGGGATGACCCGCGAAGAGCTGCAATCGGGACGCCCGATCATCGGCATCGCCCAGACCGGCAGCGACCTGACCCCCTGCAACCGTCATCACTTGGAACTGGCGCAACGGGTCAAGGCCGGTATCCGTGATGCCGGCGGCATTCCCATGGAATTCCCGGTGCACCCGATCGCCGAGCAGTCGCGCCGCCCCACTGCCGCGCTGGACCGCAACCTGGCGTACCTGGGGCTGGTGGAAATCCTCCACGGCTACCCGTTGGATGGCGTGGTGCTCACCACCGGCTGCGACAAGACCACCCCGGCCTGCCTGATGGCGGCGGCGACCACCGACCTGCCAGCCATTGTCCTGTCCGGCGGGCCAATGCTCGACGGCCACCACAAGGGCGAACTGATCGGCTCCGGCACCGTGCTCTGGCATGCGCGCAACCTGATGGCGGCCGGCGAGATCGACTACGAAGGCTTCATGGAAATGACCACTGCGGCATCGCCATCGGTCGGTCACTGCAACACCATGGGCACTGCCTTGTCGATGAACGCTCTGGCCGAAGCCCTGGGCATGTCGCTGCCCGGTTGCGCGAGCATTCCGGCGCCCTATCGCGAGCGCGGGCAAATGGCCTATGCCACCGGCAAGCGCATCTGCGACCTGGTGCTGCAAGACGTACGTCCGTCGCAGATCATGACCCGCCAAGCCTTCGAAAACGCCATCGCCGTCGCCTCGGCCTTGGGCGCCTCAAGCAACTGCCCGCCGCACCTGATCGCCATCGCCCGGCACATGGGCGTCGAGCTGAGCCTGGAAGACTGGCAACGGATTGGCGAGGACGTACCGCTGCTGGTCAATTGCATGCCGGCGGGCAAGTACCTGGGCGAAGGTTTCCATCGCGCCGGAGGCGTGCCCTCGGTCATGCATGAACTGCAAAAAGCCGGGCGCCTGCATGAAGACTGCGCCACGGTCAGCGGCAAGACCATCGGCGAAATCGTCAGCAACAGCCTGACCAGCAACACCGATGTGATCCATCCCTTCGACACCCCGCTCAAGCACCGGGCCGGCTTCATCGTGCTCAGCGGCAATTTCTTCGACAGCGCGATCATGAAGATGTCGGTGGTGGGCGAGGCGTTTCGCAAGACGTACCTGTCCGAGCCCGGCGCCGAGAACAGTTTCGAGGCCCGGGCCATCGTCTTCGAAGGACCGGAGGACTACCACGCACGGATTGACGACCCGGCCCTGGACATCGACGAGCGCTGCATCCTGGTGATCCGTGGCGTTGGCACCGTGGGCTACCCTGGCAGCGCCGAAGTGGTGAACATGGCCCCTCCGGCGGCACTGATCAAGCAAGGCATCGACTCCCTGCCCTGCCTGGGCGACGGTCGCCAGAGCGGCACATCGGCGAGCCCGTCGATCCTCAACATGTCCCCGGAAGCGGCCGTGGGCGGCGGCCTGGCGTTGCTGAAAACCAACGACCGGCTGAAAGTGGACCTGAACACACGTACCGTGAACTTGCTGATCGACGACGCCGAGATGAGCCGGCGCCGGCTTGAGTGGACGCCAAACATCCCACCTTCGCAAACACCCTGGCAGGAACTGTACCGCCAACTGGTGGGACAGCTGTCCACGGGGGGCTGCCTGGAGCCGGCGACGTTGCATCTGCGCGTGATCGCCCGCAGTGGTGAGCCGCGTCATTCGCACTGA
- a CDS encoding fumarylacetoacetate hydrolase family protein: MSLLLTPENTLPVDGVAGTLIGRAWVPGRIAGPSPIALRSDGVFDLSERFATLSELLETESPLAAVRQTPGTFIASVQALLANTGPDTDPSKPSLLPPLDLQVIKAAGVTFAASMIERVIEEQAGGDAAKAEAVRATVHSVIGDNLRTIVPGSEQAMRLKALLIEQGMWSQYLEVGIGPDAEIFTKAPVLAAVGSGSHIGIHPGSQWNNPEPEVVLAVNSRGQILGASLGNDVNLRDFEGRSALLLSKAKDNNASCAIGPFIRLFDEHFSLDDVRECVVDLQVQGEDGYRLHGSSSMNQISRDPQDLAGQTLNANHQYPDGFVLFLGTLFAPTEDRDHAGGGFTHKRGDRVSISSPLLGGLHNQVTHSCDAAPWTFGFSALLRNLAARGLLGR; the protein is encoded by the coding sequence ATGTCGCTACTGCTTACTCCCGAGAACACCCTGCCCGTCGATGGCGTGGCCGGAACCCTGATTGGTCGTGCCTGGGTGCCAGGCCGAATCGCCGGGCCTTCGCCCATTGCGTTGCGCAGCGACGGCGTGTTCGATCTCTCGGAGCGTTTTGCGACGTTGAGTGAGTTACTGGAAACAGAATCGCCGCTGGCCGCCGTGCGACAGACGCCCGGCACCTTCATCGCCAGTGTCCAAGCCCTGCTGGCCAACACCGGCCCTGATACCGACCCAAGCAAACCGTCACTGTTGCCGCCACTGGACTTGCAAGTGATCAAGGCGGCCGGCGTGACCTTCGCCGCCAGCATGATCGAGCGTGTGATCGAGGAGCAGGCCGGAGGCGACGCGGCAAAGGCCGAGGCCGTACGCGCCACCGTGCACAGCGTGATCGGCGACAACCTGCGCACGATCGTGCCGGGCTCCGAGCAAGCCATGCGCCTGAAGGCCTTGCTCATCGAACAGGGCATGTGGTCGCAATACCTGGAGGTCGGCATCGGCCCGGATGCGGAAATCTTCACCAAGGCGCCGGTCCTGGCCGCCGTGGGCAGCGGCAGCCACATCGGCATCCATCCCGGCTCGCAATGGAACAACCCGGAGCCCGAAGTGGTGCTGGCCGTGAACAGCCGGGGCCAGATCCTCGGCGCCAGCCTGGGCAACGACGTCAACCTGCGGGATTTCGAAGGCCGCAGCGCACTGTTGCTGAGCAAGGCCAAGGACAACAACGCCTCCTGCGCCATCGGGCCGTTCATTCGCCTGTTTGACGAACACTTCAGCCTGGATGATGTAAGGGAGTGCGTGGTCGATCTCCAGGTACAAGGCGAGGATGGCTATCGCCTGCACGGCTCCAGCTCCATGAACCAGATCAGCCGCGACCCGCAGGACCTGGCAGGCCAGACGCTCAACGCCAATCACCAATACCCGGATGGTTTTGTGCTGTTTCTCGGTACCCTGTTCGCTCCCACCGAAGACCGTGACCATGCTGGCGGCGGTTTCACCCACAAACGCGGTGACCGGGTCAGCATCAGCAGCCCGTTGCTCGGAGGCCTGCATAACCAGGTGACCCACAGCTGCGATGCCGCCCCCTGGACCTTTGGTTTCAGCGCCTTGCTGCGTAACCTTGCCGCCCGAGGACTGCTGGGCCGCTAA
- a CDS encoding TetR/AcrR family transcriptional regulator — protein sequence MDNAIGKPSLPRASRLDGQATRLQILEKAGELFAEQGLANTTSKQICERSQANSAAVNYHFVNKEGLYRAVLLEAHARLVRMETLVSLNERPGSPQDKLRALITVLVERLHDHPDGWALKVLTREVLSPSPEFEVVLKEQSFPKAHILRGLLGQIMNLPADHPTTLRSAISVFAPCLFLLIAHQPLQQHVLQGLSLEPQGLIDHMMSYALGGLQAVAATAHDATD from the coding sequence ATGGACAATGCCATTGGCAAGCCTTCCTTGCCTCGTGCTTCGCGACTCGATGGGCAGGCAACGCGGCTGCAGATTCTGGAAAAGGCGGGTGAGTTGTTTGCCGAACAAGGGTTGGCCAACACCACCAGCAAGCAGATTTGCGAACGTTCGCAAGCCAACAGTGCGGCGGTGAACTATCACTTCGTGAACAAAGAGGGCCTGTACCGCGCGGTGTTGCTCGAAGCCCACGCTCGGTTGGTGCGGATGGAAACTCTGGTTTCGCTTAACGAGCGGCCCGGCTCGCCGCAAGACAAATTACGTGCCCTCATCACCGTGTTGGTCGAGCGCCTGCACGACCATCCGGATGGCTGGGCGCTGAAAGTGCTCACGCGCGAAGTGCTTTCGCCTTCTCCCGAGTTTGAGGTGGTACTCAAGGAGCAATCGTTTCCCAAGGCGCACATACTGCGTGGCTTGCTTGGCCAAATCATGAACTTGCCAGCGGATCATCCGACAACGTTGCGCAGCGCCATCAGCGTCTTCGCCCCCTGTCTTTTTTTGCTGATAGCCCATCAGCCGTTGCAGCAGCATGTACTGCAAGGCTTGAGTCTCGAACCGCAGGGTTTGATCGACCACATGATGAGCTATGCCCTTGGTGGGCTCCAGGCCGTGGCGGCGACTGCGCACGATGCTACGGACTGA
- a CDS encoding efflux RND transporter permease subunit: protein MPQFFIDRPVFAWVVALFILLAGILAIPQLPIAQYPVVAPPQIEVSTVYPGASAQTVDESVVSLIEEELNGTDNLLYFESQSSLGSATITATFQPGTNPELAQVDVQNRLKAVESRLPQAVTQQGLQVEKVSAGFLLLITLTSSDGKLDDVALSDYLARNVMNEIKRLDGVGKAQLYGAERAMRIWIDPQKLVGFNLTPADVNAAIVAQNAQVSAGSLGDLPSRSTQEITATIVVKGQLNTPQEFADIVLKANPDGSTVRIADVARVEIGSQEYQFSTRLNGKPSTAVGVQLSPGANALNTATLVRNKMDELSRYFPAGVEYKIPYDTSPFVKVSITKVIYTLGEAMLLVFAVMFLFLQNIRYTLIPTLVVPVALMGTFATMLALGFSINVLTMFGMVLAIGILVDDAIVVVENVERIMAQEGLSPKEATRKAMGQITGAIIGITLVLVAVFIPMAFMQGSVGVIYQQFSLSMATSILFSAFLALTLTPALCATLLKPVAKGDHHAKTGFFGMFNRGFDRFGERYQGWVAYALKRSGRYLLIYGVLLVGMGLLFSRLPSSFLPVEDQGYTITDIQLPPGASKNRTVQVVEQIEAHNAGEPGVGDSTIILGFSFSGSGQNAALAFTTLKDWSQRGADDSAASIADRANLALSQIKDAMAFSVLPPPVDGLGTSSGFEFRLQDRGGLGHATLMQARSELLAAADKSPMLMNVRESALAEAPQVQLEVDRKQANALGISFADVGSVLSTAVGSTYINDFPNQGRMQRVVVQAEGDQRSQVEDLLKIHVRNNSGKMVPLSAFVQARWTQGPAQLSRYNGYPAVSISGEPAPGYSTGQAMAEIERLVALGPTGLGQEWTGLSLQERLSGSQAPILLGLSLLVVFLCLAALYESWSIPTSVLLVVPLGVLGAVLAVSLRGMPNDVFFKIGLITIIGLSAKNAILIIEFAKSLYDEGHDLIDATLEAARLRLRPIIMTSLAFILGVVPLAIATGASSASQQAIGTGVIGGMITATLAVVFVPVFFVVVMARVRRGKPD from the coding sequence ATGCCGCAATTCTTCATCGACCGTCCGGTATTCGCTTGGGTCGTCGCGCTGTTCATTCTGTTGGCCGGTATCTTGGCCATTCCACAACTGCCGATAGCGCAGTACCCGGTGGTGGCCCCGCCCCAAATCGAGGTTTCCACCGTCTATCCAGGTGCTTCGGCGCAAACCGTGGACGAAAGCGTGGTCAGCCTGATCGAGGAGGAGCTCAACGGCACCGACAACCTGCTGTATTTCGAGTCCCAGAGCAGCCTGGGCAGCGCCACCATCACCGCGACCTTCCAACCCGGCACGAACCCGGAACTGGCTCAGGTCGACGTGCAGAACCGCCTCAAGGCCGTGGAGTCGCGCCTGCCGCAAGCGGTGACGCAGCAAGGCTTGCAAGTGGAGAAAGTTTCCGCCGGCTTCCTGTTGCTGATCACCCTCACCTCCAGCGACGGCAAGCTCGACGACGTGGCCCTCAGTGACTACCTGGCGCGCAACGTGATGAACGAGATCAAGCGCCTGGACGGTGTCGGCAAGGCCCAGTTGTACGGGGCCGAGCGAGCCATGCGAATCTGGATCGACCCGCAGAAACTCGTCGGTTTCAACCTGACCCCGGCCGACGTCAATGCCGCCATCGTGGCGCAGAACGCCCAGGTGTCGGCCGGCAGCCTGGGCGATTTGCCGAGCCGCAGCACCCAGGAAATTACCGCGACCATCGTCGTCAAAGGCCAGCTCAACACGCCGCAGGAGTTCGCCGACATTGTGCTCAAGGCCAACCCCGATGGCTCGACGGTGCGCATTGCCGACGTGGCACGGGTGGAAATCGGCAGCCAGGAGTATCAGTTTTCCACGCGCCTGAACGGCAAGCCATCCACCGCAGTGGGCGTGCAACTGTCACCGGGCGCCAATGCCTTGAACACCGCGACCCTGGTGCGGAACAAGATGGACGAGCTGTCGCGCTACTTCCCGGCCGGTGTGGAATACAAGATTCCCTACGACACCTCGCCGTTCGTCAAGGTCTCGATCACCAAGGTGATCTACACCCTCGGCGAGGCGATGTTGCTGGTGTTCGCAGTGATGTTCCTGTTCCTGCAGAACATCCGCTACACCTTGATCCCGACATTGGTGGTGCCGGTGGCGCTGATGGGCACCTTCGCCACGATGCTCGCGCTGGGGTTCTCGATCAACGTGCTGACCATGTTCGGCATGGTGCTGGCCATCGGCATCCTGGTGGACGATGCCATCGTGGTGGTGGAGAACGTCGAGCGGATCATGGCCCAGGAAGGGTTGTCGCCCAAAGAGGCCACGCGCAAGGCCATGGGGCAGATCACCGGGGCAATCATCGGCATCACCCTGGTGCTGGTGGCGGTGTTCATTCCGATGGCGTTCATGCAGGGCTCGGTGGGGGTGATTTACCAGCAGTTCTCGCTGTCGATGGCGACCTCAATCCTGTTCTCGGCGTTTCTCGCCCTGACCTTGACCCCGGCGCTTTGTGCGACCTTGCTGAAACCTGTCGCCAAAGGTGATCACCACGCCAAGACCGGTTTCTTCGGCATGTTCAACCGTGGCTTCGACCGATTCGGCGAGCGCTATCAAGGTTGGGTGGCCTATGCGCTGAAACGCAGCGGTCGCTATCTGCTGATCTACGGCGTGTTGCTGGTGGGCATGGGCCTGCTGTTCAGTCGCCTGCCCTCCTCGTTCCTGCCGGTGGAAGACCAGGGCTACACCATCACCGACATCCAGCTGCCACCGGGTGCCAGCAAAAACCGGACGGTGCAAGTGGTGGAGCAGATCGAAGCCCACAACGCCGGCGAACCGGGGGTCGGCGACAGCACGATCATTCTCGGTTTCAGCTTTTCCGGCAGCGGGCAGAACGCGGCCCTGGCCTTCACCACCCTCAAGGACTGGTCGCAACGCGGCGCCGATGATTCGGCGGCGTCCATCGCCGACCGCGCCAACCTGGCGCTGAGCCAGATCAAGGACGCCATGGCGTTCTCGGTGCTACCGCCGCCGGTGGACGGCCTGGGCACTTCCAGCGGTTTCGAGTTCCGTTTGCAAGACCGTGGTGGACTCGGCCATGCCACCTTGATGCAGGCCCGCAGCGAATTGCTCGCCGCCGCCGACAAAAGCCCAATGCTGATGAATGTCCGTGAAAGCGCCCTGGCGGAGGCGCCGCAGGTGCAATTGGAGGTCGACCGCAAGCAGGCCAATGCCCTGGGCATTTCCTTTGCCGACGTCGGCAGTGTGTTGTCCACGGCGGTGGGCTCGACCTACATCAACGACTTCCCCAACCAGGGGCGCATGCAACGGGTGGTGGTCCAGGCCGAAGGCGACCAGCGCAGCCAGGTCGAAGACTTGCTGAAGATTCATGTGCGCAACAACAGCGGGAAGATGGTCCCGTTGTCGGCATTCGTCCAGGCCCGTTGGACCCAGGGGCCGGCGCAATTGAGCCGCTACAACGGTTATCCGGCGGTGAGCATTTCCGGTGAACCGGCACCGGGCTACAGCACCGGACAAGCCATGGCCGAAATCGAACGGCTGGTGGCCCTGGGGCCAACGGGCCTGGGCCAGGAATGGACCGGGTTGTCCTTGCAGGAACGCTTGTCCGGCAGCCAGGCACCCATTCTGTTGGGCCTGTCGCTGCTGGTGGTGTTCCTGTGCCTGGCGGCGCTGTACGAGAGCTGGTCGATCCCGACCTCGGTGCTACTGGTGGTGCCGCTGGGTGTGCTCGGCGCCGTATTGGCCGTGTCGTTGCGCGGCATGCCTAACGATGTGTTCTTCAAGATCGGGCTGATCACCATCATCGGGCTGTCGGCGAAAAACGCGATCCTGATCATCGAGTTCGCCAAGAGCCTGTACGACGAAGGCCACGACCTGATCGACGCAACGCTTGAGGCTGCACGCCTGCGCTTGCGGCCGATCATCATGACCTCGCTGGCGTTCATCCTTGGCGTCGTACCGCTGGCGATTGCCACCGGGGCCAGCTCGGCGAGCCAGCAGGCCATCGGTACCGGAGTGATCGGCGGGATGATCACTGCCACGCTGGCGGTGGTGTTCGTCCCGGTGTTTTTCGTGGTGGTGATGGCGCGCGTCAGGCGTGGCAAACCCGATTGA
- a CDS encoding SDR family oxidoreductase, whose translation MNLQNKRVLVTAAGQCIGLASAIAFARAGAEVFATDIDIQALAGIEGITAMPLDVTSTAAISAACERIGGLDVLFNCAGFVHSGNVLDCDEVAWARSMDLNVTAMYRMIRAFLPGMLARGGGSIINMSSVASSVKGVPNRFAYATSKAAVVGLTKAVAIDFVSQGIRCNAICPGTVDSPSLRQRISDQAAQQGVDEAKVYRQFLDRQPMGRIGHTEEIAQLALYLGSDASAYTTGAIHIIDGGMSI comes from the coding sequence ATGAACCTACAAAACAAGCGCGTACTGGTGACGGCAGCGGGGCAGTGCATTGGCTTGGCCAGCGCCATTGCCTTCGCCCGGGCCGGGGCCGAGGTGTTCGCCACTGACATCGATATCCAGGCACTGGCGGGGATCGAAGGGATCACCGCGATGCCCTTGGACGTCACCTCGACCGCTGCCATCAGCGCCGCCTGCGAACGCATCGGTGGGCTCGACGTGCTGTTCAACTGCGCAGGCTTCGTGCACAGCGGCAACGTCCTCGACTGCGACGAGGTCGCCTGGGCACGTTCGATGGACCTCAATGTCACGGCCATGTACCGCATGATCCGCGCGTTCCTGCCGGGCATGCTGGCCCGTGGCGGCGGTTCGATCATCAACATGTCGTCGGTGGCCTCCAGCGTCAAGGGCGTGCCCAATCGCTTTGCCTATGCCACCAGCAAGGCCGCGGTGGTGGGCCTGACCAAGGCCGTCGCCATCGACTTCGTCAGCCAGGGCATCCGCTGCAACGCGATCTGCCCGGGCACCGTGGATTCACCCTCGTTGCGCCAGCGCATCTCCGACCAGGCCGCGCAGCAGGGCGTCGATGAGGCGAAGGTCTACCGGCAGTTTCTCGACCGCCAGCCCATGGGCCGCATCGGCCACACTGAAGAAATCGCGCAGTTGGCGTTGTACCTGGGTAGCGATGCGTCTGCCTACACCACGGGTGCCATTCACATCATCGACGGTGGCATGAGCATCTGA
- a CDS encoding ureidoglycolate lyase, giving the protein MKLLRYGEKGSEKPGLLDADHQIRDLSGHVPDIAGQVLGPDSLAALAALDPRSLPLVAGQPRIGACVGQVGKFICIGLNYADHAAESNMEVPKEPIIFNKWTSAICGPNDDIQIPRGSLKTDWEVELGVVIGKGGRYIDEANAMEHVAGYCIINDVSEREWQLERGGTWDKGKGFDTFGPLGPWLVTRDEIADPHTLDLWLEVDGHRYQNGNTRTLIFSVPQLIAYLSRCMSLQPGDVISTGTPPGVGLGIKPNPVFLRPGQTMRLGIQGLGEQRQVTVQAD; this is encoded by the coding sequence ATGAAACTATTGCGCTACGGCGAAAAAGGTTCGGAAAAACCCGGGTTGCTGGATGCCGACCATCAGATCCGCGACCTCTCGGGCCATGTGCCGGACATCGCCGGGCAGGTCCTTGGCCCGGACAGCCTGGCAGCGCTCGCCGCCCTCGACCCGCGCAGCCTGCCGCTCGTGGCCGGCCAGCCACGGATCGGTGCCTGCGTCGGGCAGGTCGGCAAATTTATCTGCATCGGCCTGAACTACGCCGACCATGCGGCCGAGTCGAACATGGAGGTGCCGAAAGAGCCGATCATCTTCAACAAGTGGACCAGTGCCATTTGCGGGCCGAACGACGACATCCAGATCCCGCGTGGCTCGCTCAAGACCGACTGGGAAGTCGAGCTGGGCGTGGTCATCGGTAAAGGCGGGCGCTACATCGACGAAGCCAATGCCATGGAGCATGTCGCTGGCTACTGCATCATCAACGATGTGTCCGAGCGCGAGTGGCAACTGGAGCGCGGCGGCACCTGGGACAAGGGCAAAGGCTTTGACACCTTCGGCCCCCTTGGGCCGTGGCTGGTGACCCGGGACGAAATTGCCGACCCGCATACGCTGGACCTGTGGCTGGAGGTCGACGGACACCGCTATCAGAACGGCAATACCCGAACGCTGATCTTCAGCGTGCCGCAGCTGATTGCCTATCTGAGCCGGTGCATGAGCCTGCAACCGGGGGATGTGATCTCCACCGGCACACCTCCGGGCGTCGGCCTGGGCATCAAGCCCAACCCGGTGTTCCTGCGGCCAGGCCAGACCATGCGCCTGGGAATCCAGGGCTTGGGCGAACAGCGCCAGGTCACGGTGCAGGCGGACTGA
- a CDS encoding LysR family transcriptional regulator, producing the protein MSDLSFSSFCGWLKFRHLLLIDTLGRTRNMHLAAQQMNLSQPAISKMLKEIESLLGFALFERLPRSMPPTALGEHVLRYAQIALNDARSFVEQISSLREGGHGFLKVGGIFAATAVALPEAILQIKQRWPLLSIEVVEQTSNHLMEMLEEKTLDLAVARFTDQSQQQRYDFQPLAPEPFCIVVNYRHPLAGAGPVSLQQLVDLPWILYPVGTPIRARMELAFAEAGVGMPRNTIDTISMQTFLQVLQRGPMIGMLPNAMVDPLLESGQLKTLDTPLHLVPQDYGILTRKDEPLVGAALEFAEILKDNARLSG; encoded by the coding sequence ATGTCAGATCTGTCCTTCTCCAGCTTCTGTGGCTGGCTCAAATTCCGCCACTTGCTGCTGATCGACACGTTGGGGCGCACCCGCAACATGCACCTGGCGGCGCAGCAGATGAACCTCAGCCAGCCGGCTATCAGCAAGATGCTCAAGGAAATCGAAAGCCTGCTCGGCTTTGCCTTGTTCGAGCGGTTGCCACGGAGCATGCCGCCTACGGCTTTGGGCGAGCACGTACTGCGGTATGCGCAGATTGCCTTGAATGATGCGCGCTCGTTCGTCGAGCAAATCAGCAGCTTGCGCGAGGGGGGCCACGGTTTTCTCAAAGTCGGCGGGATCTTTGCCGCCACTGCGGTGGCTTTGCCGGAGGCGATCCTGCAGATCAAGCAGCGCTGGCCATTGCTGTCGATTGAAGTGGTGGAGCAGACCAGTAACCACCTGATGGAGATGCTTGAAGAGAAGACGCTCGACCTGGCGGTGGCCCGTTTTACCGATCAAAGCCAGCAGCAGCGCTATGATTTCCAGCCGCTGGCTCCGGAACCGTTCTGCATCGTGGTCAACTATCGCCATCCGTTGGCCGGCGCGGGCCCGGTCTCCTTGCAGCAACTGGTGGACTTGCCATGGATTCTCTACCCGGTCGGCACGCCGATTCGCGCACGCATGGAGCTGGCGTTCGCCGAGGCCGGGGTGGGAATGCCGCGCAACACCATCGACACCATTTCCATGCAGACCTTCCTCCAGGTGCTGCAACGCGGGCCCATGATCGGCATGCTACCCAATGCGATGGTCGATCCGCTGCTCGAAAGCGGCCAGCTCAAGACCCTCGATACCCCGTTGCACCTGGTGCCGCAGGACTACGGCATTCTCACGCGAAAGGATGAGCCGTTGGTGGGCGCGGCGCTGGAGTTTGCCGAGATCCTCAAGGACAACGCCCGCCTGAGTGGTTGA